cgcacttgacgggggcgaggttgagtaggttctttggggtagaggacagatgtggaaagtgctcagcgagcccggcgaaccatgtccatatgttttggtcgtgcccggcactggaggggttctggagaggagtggcgggagcaatatctcaggtggtgaaagtccgggtcaagccaagctgggggctagcaatatttggagtagtggacgaaccgggagtgcaggaggcgaaagaggccggcattctggcctttgcgtcccgagtagcccggcaaaggatcttgctaatgtggaaggaggcaaagccccccagcgtggaggcctggataaaagatatggctgggttcataaagttggagaggattaagttcgccttgagagggtctgcgcaggggttctacaggcggtggcaaccgttcctagactatcccgcggagcgttagaggaagatcggtcagcagcagcagcaaccttggggggcggggtgtgtggaggggacgtcctgggagggggggaaggggggactgcctgggagggtggatgagcaagaggtaacatgaagggttggggaaactggcacatacgggcgagggccagtgtacaaagctgtgtaaatatatcattttgccatgtatatatcttgctctgcgcgatttctcttttttttgttacgggggggggggggggggttattgtttgtaagggagaaaaattgtgttaaaaaactttaataaatatttttttttttaaaagttcacagctgatctgattgtaacctcaactccacagtcccaccgaccccccgataacctttcactcccttacttattaagaatctatccagcactgccttcaaaatagtcaaatctaggatttggattctcaccagctgattatgggaggaggtggtgtggatTTCAATTGTGTAAGGGAGCCAACGTTGGATAGGTTCAGccctaattttcacagtaacttcattgcagcgttaatgtcagcctacttgtgacactaataagacagaggagccgaattaggccacactggcccatcgagtctgctccgccattcaatcatggctgatattttctcatccccattctcctgccttctccccataacaactgaccccttattaatcaagaacctatctctctctgtcttaaagacactcagtgatttggccttggtCGATAATGTCCAATTAAATCCGGTATCTTGATGGCGGGGCTTGTCCCTACCGGCCATGTcgttggtgtccgaggcacgtgggccttcccaaatgaggaaaacccaaatgcggcaaagagttccacagattcaccattgaagaaattcctcctcacatttgttttaaaggatcgtccctttagtctgagatggtgtcctctggttctagtttttccaacaagtggaaacatcctctccatgtccactctatccaggcctcgcagtatcctgtaagtttcaataagatcccccccgatccttctaaactccaacgagtacagacccagagtcctcaaccgttcctcattcgacaaataaagggttgagcaagtttaatgggccaaatggccgactgcagctcctatttgttttgatctctgtgtccaggacaggaagcagtgagcagggatctgtcagtcagcctgaatcagcaccttcaggagaattgggagggtgaatattagatacagtgaatggagggagagtgtgtgggatggagatttacagctttgggggaatgagagaggaaagaatgttccagagaaactagaactgcctgttctgagtttctatcctgtactgacagtgatgtattttgtaatttgtttttccaggatattagaaaaggaggaattacagacagaaatcccaaacatcacatcttgatatgacagagtcacttgattctttgggggggacacacccgagtgagagtgttccagagcactgactgtggaaagtgcttcaaccagttacagagcttcacagcggggagggactgtacacgtgttctctgtatgagtaaggcttcaattgtctaacctggagagacacgaggagacccaaaacatggagaaacagtggaaatgccgggactgtgggaagggattcaaagccccatctgcactggaagctcattggcgcattcacactgggagaggccattcagcagctctcagtgtgggaaaagattcagtcagtcattcaccctgcaaacacaccagagggttcacactggggagaagccgttcacctgctctcaatgtgggaagggattcagacatttatccaccctgcggagacatcagccagttcaccccggggagtgagcattcacctgcactcaatgtgggaagggattctgtgtttccttgtacctgctgagacaccaacaaggtcacaagtgattacaggggttggattctgctgttattgttgctactctcaattacacccagaacagcattgtgttcattctgtcagttgatcaatggggagggttggagggatttcgttctgctggactggccggtctcacgactttgcctccagtgggctgatgctcttgagccttgtggcaaatacttggcttcaaatttcaccaggatcacagagtgaaagggtgtttggaaggtagatgacagatagttccagtttctgtttggaaccccaaagcatgcagttcagatgaagataggctttggtggttacatggttctgtctcagaaggaaacggTCAAGCTATGAGGGCcaagttgattgggaacttacaataaaatgtgtaatgatacacaggcagtcgcatttaaggaattatcacatatttacataaaatatagattcctttaagaaacaaaatccaacaggaaaagtgacgcaaccgtgactaacaagaaaaattaaagattccatcaggtcaaaggaagaggctcattaatcgattacagatttattgcttcactgatttattggtaccttgaagaatcaatgcagtataattcttaaattcagtatacatacagacagaaaatggaatatccacaaggcaaagtcattgtttcagataaaaatacgagaattgctgtacagcaacttaatgtgtgtcagaatctaacacggtttcaagaaaagttgcataaaagccctcgaaatgaataaaccattgttctacaaatacatgtagtaatgaaaaagtattgcagccttagcaacagaaacattcacaaaatgtagcaaaacctcagcaacaagcaaggttaatgcagaacaccttatcttcagaggattggcACACGTGGCGGGAGCAtatagacatttaattaatttgatagacattaatgaatcttaagtaatgaccaatgcctggataacaaatcatgctccaagtgacagagagttttttgaataaatcaggaagcctcagctgagaatttgaaaccaataaggggttagatCATTGATAAGAATTTATTTAAGACtaaagtttcatgactaaagtttattctgtattcatgctttaagaaattctgaaccatctattcatttcctaatattttcttatgtttttgtttaactctctttattatgttttgatgtattatttgatctgaattttgatttatttctatgtaagagaatcaaggtggataattagcaataaagttgtatttttggacacctccaatcaaccagatcttgggctcatttttgaagataaaataaaagatcttatcactcatatagctgccaaaataagtgtaagcccgaggattggaaacttgttctagaattcagcaaaggaggatcaagaaactcataaagagaaaatagaatatgagagcaaactggctagaaacataaaaaaacgactggaaaagttcctgcaaaatgtgaaaaggaaaagattcgcaaagaccaatgtgggtccattccaggcagagacaggagagtttataatggggaataaggaaatgacaaagaaactaaacaatgtgtgtctgtcttcatggaggaggatacagaaatcgtcccaaaaacagagaaccaagggaccagtgagcacgaggaactgaaagagattagtattagtgaaaaagtagctctggagaaattaatgtggttgaaagttaataaattccCAGAAGCTGCTGCTCTCCatcgtgttgaaagaggtggctgtagagatagtggatacattggtgatcatctttcaatattctatagattctggaatggttcctgcagattggaaggtggtaaatgtaaccccactatttaaggagagagagaaaacggggaaccacagacccattagcctgacatcagtaggagggaaaatgctacaatctattataaaggatgtgataacatacgaattaggaacaggagtaggccactcggcccctcgagcctgctccaccattcaataagttcccggctgatctgattgcaacctcaactccccccccaccccccccgcccaataagTTTGCTTATAAAGAATCTATTCATCTccatcttcaaaatattcaaagactctgcttccactgcccattGAGGaatagagttccaaagactcccaactctgacagaaaaaaattcccctctgccttaaatgggcaagtattacttttaaagtgactccaatttctagattctcccacaagaggaaacatcctttccacatccaccctgtcaaggcccctcaggatcttatacggttcaatcatgtcatctaaactccatcggacacaagcccagcctgtccaattattcctcataagaccagcctccaattccaggtacgagtccagtaaacattctctggactgcttccaacacatttacataattccttaaatgagagcaatactgtacacagtgctccagatgtggactcatcaatgtcttgtataactgaagcataacatcactacttttgtattcaattccctttttgtgattcatgctcttggacacccagatccctctgagtctcagagctctacaatctctcactattcagatcagaaacttttttattcttctggcaacatggacaatttctaattttctcacattattctccatttggcagatcttttcccactcacgtaacctaccTCTATCCATTgttgtctccttatgtcctcttaacagtttactttcctacctatctttataccatcagagcaggagttggccattcagcccatcgagcctgcaccaccattcaatacgatcatggctgatcatccacttcacggtagcacagtagttagcacagttgcttcacagctccagggtcccaggttcgattcccggcttgggtcactgtctgtgcggagtttgcactttctccctgtgtctgcgtgggtttcctccgggtgctccggtttcctcccacagtccaaagatgtgcaggttaggtgaattggccatgctaaaatgccctcagtgtccaaaaaggttgggtggggttactgggatagggtggtgttGTGGACTTAGgttgggtgctgtttccaagggccggtgcagactcaatgggccgaatggcctccttctgcactgtaaattctatgattctatgattcaatgtctttttccccacactatctccatatccatttgtgttattgatatttaaaaatctgtcagttgggtggcacggttgcccactggttagcactgttgcctcacggcaccaagaacctgagttcgatcctggccccgggtcactgtctatgtggagtttgcacattctcctagtgccttgtgggtctcagatccacaaccgaacttgttgtgcagcattggtgaattggccacgctccactgccccttaattagaaaaaaataatttattaaacaaagaaacagaaatctgtcagtctctgctttaaacacactcagtgactgagctcccacagccctctggggtagagaattccaaagattcacaaccccctgagtaaagaaatgtctcctcagagacccgtcctaagtggtttctcccttagtttgaaattgtgtcccctggttccagactctccaactcGGGGAAatatctcacctgcacccacccggtctattcctttatggattttgtaagtttcaatgaaatcccctctcattccttgaaactctagagaaaagaggcctagtttccccaatctctcttcctgggacagtcctgccaaatccagaacaagtctggtgaaactttgttgctgttcctctgtggcaatacctttcctaaggtaaggggagtaaaactgcacacattactccagctgtggtctaagcatttcataatgatcaatgtcaaggccactggatggtattcactgaggcacattgcctggttcttctttggcactggtatgatggtggtcttcttgaagcaggtgggaatctcagaacggagtagggagaggttgaggatgtccgcgaacacacctgccagttggctcgcgcaggatctgggtgcatggcagggactcccgtcaggacccgtcgctttccgagagttcattttcaagaaggccaatctgactttgtacgctgtgacggtgggcatgggtgtgcccaaggctgctggggcagatgacaaaggtttgttggtttcctgctcgaaataagcatagaatgcattgagtatgtcaggaaggggtgcgctgttgctaaagattctactcggctttgctttttagcgcattatgtagtttaagccttgccacaatcgatgagagtccatgattctagcttagtctggacaactcttctgttgtctcttggcatccctgttggctttgatgaggtcgtacctagatttttttgtctcggtcagggttgcctgacttgagtgcctcagacgtggccttcagtcaagagtgaatctcccgattaaaccatggtttctggctgGGTAACGtacatactaccttctttgacacacaatcttctacacacttgctgatgaactctgtgatggtgctggcatactcatttaggttggctgctcagttcttaaatatggaccagtcgtgtaggagctcttcagttgcctcggaccagcatttgcacaaccttcttaaccggattctcccgcttaagtttctgcttgtatgccggagaAGGAGCGCCGTCTTGtgatccgattttccgaagtgcaggcgggatagatcatcaggcgcccttgatgtttgtgtagcagtggtcaaggatgttggggcccctgtcagGACAGGCgatatgttggtggaattttggcagtacactcgaggttggcctggttaaagtccccggccacgatgaacaaggcctccgggtattctgcttcattgttatttatagcggttacaattcatcaagcgccttcttcacttccacctgggatGGGATGTAGACAGCCGTGTTGATGGCAgaggtgaactccgtggaaggtagtatcagcggcacttcacagtcaggtatcccagatccggggagcagtagttcgccagggtcgccacatccgagcaccaggagttgacgaggagacaaacccctccacccactccagtttcagtcctggatgtaattaacagcagaatctaacccatcatcacttgtgaaccctttggtgtctcagcatgttggacgactgagtgaatccctccccacagtgagtgtAGGGGATTGGCTTcctttcagtgtgaactcgctggtgtctccgcaatgtggacgttgtttgaaatctctttgtgcagtgagagcagctgaacggtctctcctcagtgtggatgcgctggtgggacatcagtcgctgtgagcttttgaaaGCCCTCCTGCAGTCAGGGCATTTAAAGGgcttgctcttggtgtgagtgacattgtggttcaGCAGGGTGGATAAtcgagcaaatcccttatcacacacagtgcagatgaatggcctctccccggtgtgaactcgttcgtgtttcctcaGATCaccaatgttagtgaatcccttatcacacacagcgcAGTTGAATGGAtaatccccagtgtgaactcgttcgtgtttccgcaggctgccaatgtcagtgaatcccttttcacactgaatgcaggtgaaaggcctctctccagtgtgaactcgctggtgtctctgcaggtggtgtaactgagtgtatcccttcccacagtcagagcaggtgaacggcctctccccggtgtgaactcgtttgtgtctccgcaggttgctaatgtcagtgaaccccttttcacactgagagcaggtgaacggtctctcgccagtgtgaattcgttcgtgtttccgcaggctgccgatttcagtgaatcccttttcacactgagagcaggtgaaaggcctctctccagtgtgaactcgctggtggttctgcaggtagtgtgactgagtgaatcccttatcacacacagtgcagatgaatggcctctcccgagtgtgaactcgttcgtgtttctgcaggctgccaatgtcagtgaatccctgttcacactgagagcaggtgaaaggcctctctccagtgtgaactcgttcgtgtttccgcaggctgccaatgtcagtgaatccctttaaacactgagagcaggtgaaaggtctctctccagtgtgaactcgttcgtgtctctgcaggttgccaatttgagtgaatcccttttcacacacagagcaggtgaaaggcctctctccagtgtgaactcgttcgtgtctctgcaGCTTGCCAATCTgagcgaatcccttttcacactgaaagcaggtgaaaggcctcttgccagtgtgactgcgttgatgcgttgccagctcgtgtggggctctaaatcccttcccacaatcctcacatttccatggtttctccatgatcCGGGTGATCTTACGTCTCACCACGCTTGACGATCAGTTGAAACCTTGTCCACACAGAGCacctgcacagtctctccctgctgtgaatggtgtagtatgttttcaggctgtgtcactggttgaagcactttccacagtcagtgctctgtaacagtctcacacgggtgtgtgtgtgtgtctcagtgcttttccagacacactgttgtttaaaatctcttgaagcagacagaatagacaaacatttctccttctaggttctaaggccgatgatcccaagaattgagtgactcagtcagttcttgacctgATATTTAGtatgagatatcggcctcaaactcctctcgttcgaactgcctgcaaacagattttacaatagtaatcattgtcagtacaggatagaaattcagaacagacaattctagtttctatcgaacattctttcctctctctttccctggaatgctttaaatctcaatcccacacactctccctccattctcactctgctgtatctaatattcaccctcccaattctcctgaaggtgctgattcaggctgtttgacagatccaagctcactgtttcctgtcctggacacagagacctgaaaattttcatgcaggctgccagacagatatatatctatattactggatgaaaaatgtgtgtaataaacagactgtattcacttactttccctcccaattttcctgaaggtgctgatcaacaaatctaaactcaccaaaacctgcacaagagtagagaatctccatataagtacatttactgattagagatggggaaattctgaggaagaattttatttagtcatggagtggtcatgacagggaactcactgcccacaagggttgtggaagtcgagatgatcaatcatttaaaataaaataggatagttacttgaagaaaataaacttgcaggtgaacagggatatcgagggggaatgggactgactggattgctgtacagagagtcagcattgacttgagttcccaaatggattctgtcagtgctgcaatgactgtatgactggaaatatataatgtaggtacagtactatattacaaaactagaaataataatacatgtatgtgatcacagaaccatcaataatatatataatacgtaccatataacactagacatatttctgtccgatattacatttttaaaaattaatttaggggatgtggacaatgctggtcaggccagcatttattgcccatccccagttgcccttccgaagtagtggtgagttgccttcttgaacttctgcagtccttgaggtgtaggtacatcccctgtgctgtttttttttttcatttgttttttataaatttagagttcctaattcattttttacaattatggggcaatttagcgtcaccaatccagctaccctgcacatctttgggtagtgggaacgaacgcaagcaaacacggggagaatgtgcaaactccacacggacagtgacccagagccgggatggaacctcggagccgtgaggcagcagcgctaaccactgctccaccatgctgccctacatcccctgtgctgttagggagggaattccaggatgttgccccagggacagtgaaggaatggcaatatatttccaagtcaaggtggtgagtaacttggaggagaacctccaggtggtgggcttcccaggt
This portion of the Scyliorhinus torazame isolate Kashiwa2021f chromosome 5, sScyTor2.1, whole genome shotgun sequence genome encodes:
- the LOC140419980 gene encoding uncharacterized protein: MEKPWKCEDCGKGFRAPHELATHQRSHTGKRPFTCFQCEKGFAQIGKLQRHERVHTGERPFTCSVCEKGFTQIGNLQRHERVHTGERPFTCSQCLKGFTDIGSLRKHERVHTGERPFTCSQCEQGFTDIGSLQKHERVHTRERPFICTVCDKGFTQSHYLQNHQRVHTGERPFTCSQCEKGFTEIGSLRKHERIHTGERPFTCSQCEKGFTDISNLRRHKRVHTGERPFTCSDCGKGYTQLHHLQRHQRVHTGERPFTCIQCEKGFTDIGSLRKHERVHTGDYPFNCAVCDKGFTNIGDLRKHERVHTGERPFICTVCDKGFARLSTLLNHNVTHTKSKPFKCPDCRRAFKSSQRLMSHQRIHTEERPFSCSHCTKRFQTTSTLRRHQRVHTERKPIPYTHCGEGFTQSSNMLRHQRVHK